The region TTACCATCGTTCACAAAACGAACAATTATACCTAATAGAACTTTCTGATAAAGAAATTATAGAAAACAGAGTAGAAATCCATCACTATTTTACCCATGAGGAAGGAGCTTCTTCTCTAAGATTTATTACTAAATTGGGTAATCGAGCCGAATTGAAGATTACCGAACGTTACTTTAATATAGCAGGTAAAAGATATTTACATCATAGCTTATCTGAGGTAAAGGTAGAAAAAGAAGCACACCTAGAATGGGTGAAAATTCAAGATCAATCAGAAGTCTCTATTGTAGAACATACCCATATCGCTCAAGAAGAAAAATCTAATGCCAAGTATCTAACCATTTCTTTGGATGGATCGATAGTTAGAAATAACCTATACTTTTATCATCAAGGAGAATATTTGGAGAGCGAATTAAAAGCCATCACACTCTTAAAAGGAATGTCAAAAGTTGACCATAACACATTGGTTTATCACGGAAAAGCCAATGGATACTCAAACCAATTATATAAATCGGTTTATGATGAAAAATCAAAAGGAGTATTCAACGGGAAAATCTTTGTGGAGAAAGATGCACAGAAAACCAATGCTTTTCAGCAGAATAACTCGATTATTTTAGATAGAAATGCCAGTCTTGACACAAAACCACAATTAGAAATCTTTGCTGATGATGTAAAATGTTCGCATGGATGTACGGTGGGTGAATTAGATGAAAAAGGTTTATTCTATATGAAGCAAAGAGGAATTCCTGAAAAAGAAGCGAAAGCCATACTTACATATGCGTTTTTGAGTGAGGCACTTGAAACTCAAAAGGATGATAAATTATTGAGATTGATTAGAA is a window of Flavobacteriales bacterium DNA encoding:
- the sufD gene encoding Fe-S cluster assembly protein SufD, producing the protein MDTFSTKENTSANDHWSDYRKAWKKEFDKTGFPTRKDENYRYTDIAKIFEQKWDRNTASLTDISLEDTICEKAVRLVFIDGIYRVDLSDTFSNISPWTSENDLGDIDFIAPKNDGVVNYHRSQNEQLYLIELSDKEIIENRVEIHHYFTHEEGASSLRFITKLGNRAELKITERYFNIAGKRYLHHSLSEVKVEKEAHLEWVKIQDQSEVSIVEHTHIAQEEKSNAKYLTISLDGSIVRNNLYFYHQGEYLESELKAITLLKGMSKVDHNTLVYHGKANGYSNQLYKSVYDEKSKGVFNGKIFVEKDAQKTNAFQQNNSIILDRNASLDTKPQLEIFADDVKCSHGCTVGELDEKGLFYMKQRGIPEKEAKAILTYAFLSEALETQKDDKLLRLIRTKVAKKLNVEIDL